A segment of the Cutaneotrichosporon cavernicola HIS019 DNA, chromosome: 6 genome:
CGCTGAACAATCTAACGTGCGAACGCAGATCACACAGGGAACAAAGAAACTGGGAAACAAAAGTGGCCAGCCCAACGTCATCGGCATGCGAGTTCCATGGTTCGACTCGCTGACGCGTCCTTGCTGTACGGATATCTGACGCGTGATACGCTCTCTCTGCAACCGTGGTGACGCTTCAAGCTCCCGCTGCGTGCGCCGCCAGAGATATCCACACAATGCATAATAGTACACTCCTCTCTacttgtcctcggcgttctcctccttggcgcgcttgacgtcctcggccttgacgccagctgcctcggccgctgcctcgttcttcttctcctctgGCGACTTGGAGTCGTCGATCTCCTGCTGGACGTTGGCGATGCGGTTATCAACTGCGTGTGTTAGCAACAAGTCTACCCAACACACGTACTGAGATTGTGCAGTGCGAGCACTGTGCGGATAATGAGACCGAGGTAAACCATAACATTCTGGTCGTTGACCTGGACCCGGAACgccttgccgaggtcgacgtcgcctcCAAGCTGCGGCAGCAGACCCACAATCTCCTGTACTTGGTAGATGATCTGGTGGTTGACGGGCATCTTGCTCTTGCGCACGTCATTCAGGTACTCTGAGATCTCCAGGAGACGCGCATGCAGTCCGCGCAGCGACTCGAGCTGCGACGCGACTCGATTCGAGAGGCTCTGtgtggtgaggagggagctGGACGCCGCGCCCCCAGATGCAGTGACGTCGCGCAACAAGTGCTCGACACCaatctcctccgcctcctcggcgtcaatAGACGTTGGGACGTGCGTGAACGTCCGCTGAGTCGCCGTGCCGTCGTCGCGAATCTCCTCTACTGCAAAGTACGCGTCGGTTGGGATACCAGTGTCGCCGCGACCGCCGTGTGCGCGGACGTCGACAATCACCATAACAGGCCGCGGGCAGAAGCGCTTGAACAGCTCAGTGATCTCGAGATCAGACGAACGCAGGCGCGGACCAGTGTGATAGAAGCCTATTGGGCGCTCCTTGGCTGGGAGTCAGCGCAGTCTGAGGAAGGGCGAGACTCTAGCTTGAAGCTATGCAGATTGAAGCTGGACTGCGAAACACCCACCGTTGACCTTCCGGAACATGCGCCACATCTCCTCCACATAGTCAAGATCGAGGAAGAACGTCTTGGGATCcctctcgtcctcttcgaACGGCACGGCAAACCTGCGGTCAGTGAAGGCAGCAAGCGAGACTCACGAGTTG
Coding sequences within it:
- the RPN8 gene encoding uncharacterized protein (JAB/MPN domain); the protein is MPGLTTAQVNELSATDVVIHPLVLLSVVDHAARVPLSNKKRVLGVLLGQDDGKTINVANSFAVPFEEDERDPKTFFLDLDYVEEMWRMFRKVNAKERPIGFYHTGPRLRSSDLEITELFKRFCPRPVMVIVDVRAHGGRGDTGIPTDAYFAVEEIRDDGTATQRTFTHVPTSIDAEEAEEIGVEHLLRDVTASGGAASSSLLTTQSLSNRVASQLESLRGLHARLLEISEYLNDVRKSKMPVNHQIIYQVQEIVGLLPQLGGDVDLGKAFRVQVNDQNVMVYLGLIIRTVLALHNLIDNRIANVQQEIDDSKSPEEKKNEAAAEAAGVKAEDVKRAKEENAEDK